One window of Candidatus Microthrix subdominans genomic DNA carries:
- a CDS encoding WhiB family transcriptional regulator — translation MITEVSRSEHSELCTTAVAGTPGWESRAACSDATGEVTKLFFSDELPDIALAKRLCAGCPVLLDCLEAAVARNEQFGVWGGQLFVGGKVVHFKRARGRPPKNPRPEEHLPQVPIPEHLRERLSA, via the coding sequence ATGATCACCGAAGTCAGTAGAAGCGAACACAGCGAGCTCTGTACCACCGCCGTCGCGGGCACCCCAGGGTGGGAGTCCCGGGCGGCCTGCTCCGATGCCACCGGCGAGGTGACCAAGCTGTTCTTCTCCGATGAACTGCCCGACATCGCCCTGGCCAAGCGGCTGTGCGCCGGATGCCCGGTGCTCCTCGACTGCCTCGAGGCGGCCGTCGCCCGCAACGAGCAGTTCGGGGTGTGGGGAGGGCAGCTGTTCGTCGGAGGGAAGGTCGTGCACTTCAAGCGGGCGCGCGGCCGCCCACCCAAGAACCCTCGGCCGGAGGAGCACCTGCCCCAGGTGCCGATCCCCGAGCACCTCCGGGAGCGGCTCAGCGCCTGA
- the orn gene encoding oligoribonuclease yields the protein MLIWMDLEMTGLDHTSDVIVEIATLATDDELNIVAAGPELVIHQPEAALADMDPVVVKMHTSSGLLDAIAASTTTLEEAGAATLEFIKAHAPKARTVPLCGNTIGTDRRFLAAYLPEIEEYLHYRSVDVTTIKELARRWYPEALGDLPRKATSHRALDDIKESIEELRYWRSKVFLPVTTDA from the coding sequence GTGCTCATCTGGATGGACCTTGAGATGACGGGGTTGGATCACACCTCCGACGTCATCGTGGAGATCGCCACCCTGGCGACCGACGACGAACTCAACATCGTCGCTGCGGGCCCCGAGCTGGTGATTCACCAGCCCGAGGCGGCCCTGGCCGACATGGACCCGGTGGTGGTCAAGATGCACACCAGCTCGGGGCTGCTCGACGCCATCGCCGCGTCGACGACAACCTTGGAGGAGGCGGGTGCTGCGACGCTGGAGTTCATTAAGGCCCATGCCCCCAAGGCCCGCACCGTGCCGCTGTGCGGCAACACGATCGGCACCGACCGCCGCTTTCTCGCCGCCTATCTCCCCGAGATCGAGGAGTACCTGCACTACCGCTCGGTCGACGTGACCACGATCAAGGAGTTGGCCCGGCGCTGGTACCCGGAGGCACTCGGTGACCTGCCACGTAAGGCGACCAGCCACCGCGCCCTCGACGACATCAAGGAAAGCATCGAGGAGCTGCGCTACTGGCGCTCCAAAGTGTTCCTGCCGGTGACGACGGACGCCTGA